A single window of Syntrophotalea acetylenica DNA harbors:
- a CDS encoding PhoH family protein, with protein sequence MNTRNSQGRFAADDQRLANLLFGQANSNLRQIERILGVRITSRGGELQIFGDDHQTALTQRLLEQLYEVLKADYPLYPPDIDYAIRILSADGTVRLKDIFLDTVCISARKKIISPKSLAQKGYIDAIRSKEVVFGIGPAGTGKTYLAMAMAVSFLLKKEVARIVLVRPAVEAGEKLGFLPGDIAEKVNPYLRPLYDALFDMLDYDRGQMLIDKGIIEVAPLAFMRGRTLNDAFVILDEAQNTTAEQMKMFLTRLGFGSRAVITGDVTQIDLPTGRRSGLLEAVDVLQDIDGIHFNYFSDRDVVRHPIVQAIVKAYDRKRGDGAATGKGDTDCHDRQD encoded by the coding sequence TTGAATACACGGAATTCCCAGGGGAGGTTCGCGGCTGATGATCAGCGGCTCGCGAACCTCCTTTTCGGTCAAGCCAACAGCAACCTCAGGCAGATCGAGCGAATCCTCGGGGTACGCATTACCTCCAGGGGCGGCGAACTGCAGATTTTCGGGGACGATCATCAGACCGCGCTGACCCAGCGGCTGCTCGAGCAGTTGTATGAGGTACTGAAAGCGGATTACCCTCTGTACCCACCCGATATCGATTATGCCATACGCATTCTCAGCGCCGATGGCACGGTCCGTCTGAAGGATATTTTTCTCGACACCGTCTGCATTTCCGCGCGCAAGAAAATCATCTCGCCCAAAAGTCTCGCCCAGAAGGGCTATATCGACGCCATCCGTAGCAAGGAGGTGGTGTTCGGCATCGGCCCCGCGGGGACCGGCAAGACCTATCTGGCCATGGCCATGGCGGTTTCCTTCCTGCTGAAAAAGGAAGTAGCGCGGATCGTTCTGGTGCGACCGGCGGTGGAAGCGGGAGAAAAGCTCGGCTTTCTGCCCGGCGACATTGCCGAGAAGGTCAACCCCTATTTGCGGCCCCTTTACGATGCTCTTTTCGATATGCTCGATTACGATCGCGGCCAGATGCTGATTGACAAGGGGATTATCGAGGTGGCGCCGCTGGCCTTCATGCGCGGGCGCACCCTCAACGATGCTTTCGTGATTCTCGACGAGGCGCAGAATACCACCGCCGAGCAGATGAAAATGTTTCTGACACGGCTGGGGTTCGGTAGTCGTGCGGTCATCACGGGCGATGTCACCCAGATCGACCTGCCGACCGGGCGCCGCTCGGGATTGCTGGAAGCGGTCGATGTCCTGCAGGACATCGATGGTATCCATTTCAACTATTTTTCCGATCGCGATGTCGTGCGGCATCCCATCGTCCAGGCCATTGTCAAGGCCTATGACCGTAAAAGGGGCGATGGGGCGGCCACAGGCAAAGGAGACACGGATTGCCATGACCGGCAAGACTGA
- the eno gene encoding phosphopyruvate hydratase, which translates to MSEIVDIYAREILDSRGNPTVEVEVYLESGAMGRAAVPSGASTGEREALEMRDGDPARYLGKGVLKAVDNVNNVIAAELLGWDSTEQAAIDRRMIELDGTEFKSNLGANAMLGVSLACARASADELGLSLYQYLGGPNARELPLPMLNILNGGAHADNNVDIQEFMIMPAGASCFREALRMGAEIFHALKSVLKKRGCNTAVGDEGGFAPNLKSNEEALEVIMEAIRVAGYKPGEDVLLALDVAASELYADGRYNLANEAQPLKTAAELVDFYADLVDRYPIVSIEDGMAENDWDGWKLLTDKLGKRIQIVGDDLFVTNTKIFKQGIDKGIANSILIKLNQIGTLTETLEAIEMAKRAGYTAVVSHRSGETEDTTIADLVVATNAGQIKTGSASRTDRVCKYNQLLRIEDQLGDAACFNGRGVFYNLR; encoded by the coding sequence ATGAGCGAAATCGTCGATATCTATGCCCGCGAAATCCTCGATTCACGGGGAAATCCCACAGTTGAAGTCGAGGTTTATCTCGAAAGTGGCGCCATGGGCCGCGCCGCCGTGCCAAGCGGTGCCTCCACCGGCGAACGTGAAGCGCTGGAAATGCGTGACGGCGACCCCGCCCGTTATCTGGGCAAGGGGGTTCTCAAGGCGGTGGACAACGTCAACAACGTGATCGCCGCCGAGCTTCTGGGCTGGGATTCGACGGAACAGGCAGCCATCGACCGCAGGATGATCGAACTCGACGGCACCGAGTTCAAATCAAACCTCGGCGCCAATGCCATGCTCGGCGTTTCCCTGGCCTGCGCCAGGGCCTCCGCCGACGAACTCGGCCTGAGCCTGTACCAGTACCTGGGCGGCCCCAATGCCCGCGAACTGCCGCTGCCGATGCTGAACATCCTCAACGGCGGCGCCCACGCCGACAACAATGTCGACATCCAGGAATTCATGATCATGCCCGCCGGCGCCTCTTGCTTCAGGGAAGCGCTGCGCATGGGCGCGGAAATCTTCCACGCCCTGAAGTCGGTGCTGAAAAAGCGCGGCTGCAACACCGCCGTCGGCGACGAAGGCGGCTTTGCCCCCAATCTCAAAAGCAACGAGGAAGCCCTCGAGGTTATCATGGAAGCCATCCGGGTCGCCGGCTACAAACCGGGTGAAGATGTGCTGCTGGCCCTCGATGTGGCGGCTTCCGAACTCTACGCCGACGGCAGATACAATCTGGCCAACGAAGCCCAACCGCTCAAGACCGCCGCTGAGTTGGTCGATTTTTATGCCGATCTGGTCGATCGATACCCCATCGTCTCCATCGAAGACGGCATGGCCGAGAACGACTGGGACGGCTGGAAGCTGCTGACCGACAAACTCGGCAAGCGTATCCAGATTGTCGGCGACGACCTGTTCGTCACCAACACCAAAATCTTCAAACAGGGCATTGACAAGGGCATCGCCAACTCCATCCTTATCAAGCTCAACCAGATCGGCACCCTGACCGAAACTTTGGAAGCCATCGAAATGGCCAAACGCGCCGGCTACACCGCCGTCGTCTCCCACCGCAGCGGCGAAACCGAAGACACCACCATCGCCGACCTGGTCGTGGCCACCAATGCCGGACAGATCAAAACCGGATCCGCCAGCCGCACTGACCGGGTATGCAAATACAATCAGCTGCTGCGCATCGAGGATCAGCTCGGTGACGCCGCCTGTTTCAACGGCCGGGGAGTATTCTACAACCTGCGCTGA
- the pgm gene encoding phosphoglucomutase (alpha-D-glucose-1,6-bisphosphate-dependent), producing the protein MQIHPLAGQPAPKSILCNIPRLISDYYTRHPDPDDETNLVSFGTSGHRGCATHGSFNEDHIFAIVQAICDYRAAAGIDGPLFLGMDTHALSEPAHATTLQVLAANGVQVRIAAGSGYTPTPVISHAILAWNRCRKQHRADGIVITPSHNPPDNGGIKYNPPHGGPADTDVTAAVADRGNAYLRHGLKGVKRVPYPQALGASTTVSHDYVTPYVNDLIHVIDMEAIRDAGLRIAADALGGSGLGYWRPIAEKYGLNIDVIHGCPDPTFGFMCVDKDGKIRMDCSSASAMAGLIGLKDDYDIAFGNDPDFDRHGIVTPSAGLMNPNHYLAVAINYLFRHRSGWSQTAAVGKTLVSSSMIDRVAADLGRPLSEVPVGFKWFVDGLADGSCGFGGEESAGASFLRMDGCVWSTDKDGIILSLLAAEITAVTGRDPAQHYQYLARKFGDPVYARIDAGATPAQKAVLGNLSPAQVAATHLAGEPIRAKLTRAPGNGAGIGGLKVAAENGWFAARPSGTEDIYKIYAESFLGEAHLNQIQDEARAIVGAALKAAGV; encoded by the coding sequence ATGCAGATTCACCCTCTGGCGGGACAGCCGGCACCGAAGTCGATCCTTTGCAACATTCCAAGGTTGATCAGCGATTACTATACGCGGCACCCCGACCCGGACGATGAGACCAACCTGGTCAGTTTCGGTACATCGGGGCATCGCGGCTGTGCGACCCATGGATCGTTCAACGAGGATCACATTTTCGCCATCGTGCAGGCAATCTGCGATTACCGGGCCGCTGCGGGCATCGACGGGCCTTTGTTCCTGGGTATGGACACCCATGCGCTTTCCGAGCCGGCCCACGCCACGACATTGCAGGTGCTGGCGGCCAACGGGGTACAGGTACGCATCGCAGCCGGTTCGGGCTATACTCCCACGCCGGTCATCTCCCACGCGATTCTCGCCTGGAACCGCTGCCGGAAGCAACATCGGGCCGATGGCATCGTTATTACGCCATCCCACAACCCGCCGGATAATGGCGGCATCAAGTACAACCCACCCCATGGCGGCCCGGCCGACACCGACGTGACTGCAGCGGTTGCCGACCGAGGCAACGCTTATCTGCGCCACGGCCTGAAGGGGGTGAAGCGTGTCCCGTACCCGCAAGCCCTCGGCGCATCCACCACCGTTTCGCACGATTACGTGACACCTTATGTGAATGACCTCATTCATGTCATCGACATGGAAGCGATCAGGGACGCCGGTCTGCGCATCGCGGCTGACGCTCTGGGCGGATCCGGTCTCGGCTACTGGCGTCCGATCGCCGAGAAGTACGGACTGAATATCGACGTGATTCATGGATGCCCGGATCCGACCTTCGGCTTCATGTGTGTCGACAAGGATGGCAAGATCCGTATGGACTGTTCTTCCGCCAGTGCCATGGCGGGCCTGATCGGACTCAAGGACGATTATGATATCGCTTTCGGCAACGATCCCGATTTCGACCGTCACGGTATCGTGACCCCGTCGGCGGGGCTGATGAATCCCAATCATTATCTGGCGGTGGCCATCAACTATCTTTTCCGTCACCGAAGCGGTTGGAGCCAGACCGCCGCGGTTGGCAAGACATTGGTGTCCTCATCGATGATCGACCGCGTCGCCGCCGATCTGGGACGCCCGCTATCGGAAGTGCCGGTCGGATTCAAATGGTTCGTCGACGGCCTGGCCGACGGCAGTTGCGGTTTTGGCGGTGAAGAAAGTGCTGGAGCTTCCTTTTTGCGCATGGACGGCTGCGTATGGTCCACCGACAAGGACGGCATCATTCTCAGCCTGCTGGCGGCGGAGATTACCGCCGTCACCGGACGTGACCCGGCCCAGCATTACCAGTACCTGGCGCGCAAGTTCGGCGACCCTGTTTATGCCCGCATCGACGCCGGTGCCACGCCTGCCCAGAAAGCGGTGCTTGGCAATCTTTCCCCCGCACAGGTTGCGGCTACCCACCTTGCCGGAGAACCGATTCGGGCCAAACTTACCCGTGCTCCCGGCAATGGTGCCGGTATTGGCGGCCTCAAGGTCGCGGCTGAAAATGGCTGGTTTGCGGCCCGTCCGTCGGGCACCGAGGATATTTACAAAATTTATGCGGAATCATTTCTCGGCGAGGCGCACCTGAATCAGATCCAGGACGAGGCGCGCGCTATCGTCGGCGCGGCGTTGAAGGCTGCAGGGGTTTAG
- the tgt gene encoding tRNA guanosine(34) transglycosylase Tgt encodes MFEFSLLARDSGTAARRGRLSTPHGTIETPIFMPVGTHGAMKAMTPAQVEETGAQIILSNTYHLHLAPGEGLIEKAGGLHRFMHWNRPILTDSGGFQVFSLPKKRITETGVFFRHEITGEEIFLGPSEAMAIQNALGADIIMAFDECIPYPSTHAYAATSIRKTLRWAEACLKSHGRADQALFGIVQGSIYEDLRQECARQMTGMDFPGYAIGGVSVGEGLDLLKKVVDYTAHRLPENKPRYLMGVGLPEDILESVERGMDMFDCVIPTRYARSATLFTRRGRIRLTHRRYRRDFFPVDASCNCYCCANFSRAYLHHLFKSNEILSATLAAIHNVHFYLNMMSEVRQAIENNDFAAFKKNFLEEYGAES; translated from the coding sequence ATGTTTGAATTTTCATTACTCGCCAGGGATTCCGGAACCGCCGCACGCCGCGGCCGGCTCTCGACACCGCACGGCACCATAGAAACCCCGATTTTCATGCCGGTCGGCACGCATGGCGCCATGAAAGCCATGACCCCGGCCCAGGTTGAGGAGACCGGCGCGCAGATCATCCTTTCCAACACCTACCACCTGCACCTTGCGCCCGGGGAGGGTTTGATTGAAAAAGCCGGGGGGCTGCACCGTTTCATGCACTGGAATCGGCCGATTCTGACCGATAGCGGCGGCTTTCAGGTATTCTCGCTGCCGAAAAAACGCATCACCGAAACCGGGGTGTTTTTCCGTCATGAAATCACCGGGGAAGAAATCTTTCTGGGGCCTTCCGAGGCCATGGCGATCCAGAATGCCCTTGGCGCCGACATCATCATGGCGTTTGACGAATGTATCCCCTACCCTTCGACCCACGCCTACGCCGCGACATCGATTCGCAAAACCCTGCGCTGGGCGGAGGCCTGCCTGAAAAGTCACGGCCGTGCCGATCAGGCGCTTTTCGGCATCGTACAAGGAAGCATCTACGAGGATCTGCGCCAGGAGTGCGCCCGGCAGATGACCGGAATGGATTTCCCCGGTTACGCGATCGGCGGCGTCAGCGTCGGCGAGGGGCTGGATCTGCTCAAGAAAGTCGTCGACTATACGGCCCACCGCTTGCCCGAAAACAAGCCGCGCTACCTGATGGGGGTGGGACTGCCCGAGGATATCCTGGAAAGCGTCGAGCGCGGCATGGATATGTTCGACTGCGTCATTCCGACCCGCTATGCCCGCAGCGCCACCCTGTTCACGCGGCGCGGGCGCATCCGTCTGACACACCGGCGCTACCGGCGGGATTTTTTTCCGGTGGATGCTTCGTGTAATTGTTATTGCTGCGCCAATTTCAGCCGCGCCTATCTGCATCACCTGTTCAAATCAAATGAAATCCTGTCGGCAACCCTGGCCGCCATTCACAACGTGCATTTTTACCTGAACATGATGAGCGAAGTGCGGCAAGCGATTGAAAACAACGATTTTGCCGCCTTCAAGAAGAATTTTCTGGAAGAATACGGCGCCGAAAGCTGA
- a CDS encoding glycerate kinase — protein MNILVACDSFKGSLTAVEACTIIAATLGRIHPGWNLRVCPLADGGEGTAELLTGAAQGCWRDVGDVMGPLPGMRMTASYGWVAPSATAIVEMARASGLVLLDAAHRRPLETTTYGTGQLLQAAVRQGARHILLTLGGSATVDGGTGAVRALGWRFLDAMGQPVPLGGGSLSTLRRIVPPVNRLPEVTVLCDVVNPLCGAQGAARVFAPQKGATPAQVEMLEQGLAHLAELIQEQLGMNVADIAGGGAAGGFGAGAVAFLGGRLRGGIAVVMERLRFEQELRSADWVITGEGCLDPTSLHGKVVSGVLERARRFGVPVAVLAGRLQLNAKECTRAGVRHALSVTPEDMPLDEAFARAAELLSCAAERLAARLHPPSRT, from the coding sequence ATGAACATTCTGGTGGCTTGTGATTCCTTCAAGGGCAGCCTGACGGCCGTCGAGGCATGCACTATCATTGCCGCTACGCTGGGTCGCATTCATCCGGGCTGGAACTTGCGCGTCTGTCCGCTGGCCGATGGCGGCGAAGGTACGGCCGAGCTCCTGACCGGCGCGGCGCAGGGATGCTGGAGGGACGTTGGGGATGTGATGGGACCGTTGCCCGGCATGCGCATGACCGCCTCCTACGGCTGGGTTGCCCCGAGCGCAACGGCCATCGTGGAAATGGCCAGAGCCAGCGGCCTGGTGCTTCTGGATGCCGCGCATCGTCGCCCGCTGGAAACCACTACCTACGGTACGGGGCAGCTTCTGCAGGCAGCGGTACGGCAGGGCGCCCGTCACATATTGCTGACGCTTGGCGGCAGCGCCACGGTGGACGGCGGTACCGGCGCTGTGCGGGCCCTCGGATGGCGATTTCTCGACGCCATGGGACAACCGGTCCCGCTCGGCGGCGGCAGTCTGTCAACGCTGCGTCGGATTGTGCCGCCCGTGAATCGGCTGCCGGAGGTTACGGTGCTGTGCGATGTTGTCAACCCCCTGTGCGGGGCACAGGGGGCGGCACGGGTATTCGCACCCCAGAAAGGGGCGACCCCCGCCCAGGTCGAAATGCTGGAACAGGGGCTTGCCCACCTTGCAGAGCTTATCCAGGAACAACTCGGTATGAACGTGGCCGATATTGCAGGCGGGGGAGCGGCCGGCGGTTTCGGCGCCGGCGCCGTGGCTTTCCTGGGGGGCAGGCTGCGGGGGGGGATTGCCGTGGTGATGGAACGGCTCCGGTTTGAACAAGAATTGCGGTCCGCCGATTGGGTCATTACCGGCGAAGGGTGTCTGGATCCTACCTCCCTGCATGGAAAAGTGGTCAGCGGTGTGCTGGAACGGGCCCGGCGGTTTGGGGTGCCCGTGGCCGTTCTGGCGGGTCGGCTGCAATTGAACGCCAAAGAGTGCACCCGGGCAGGGGTCCGCCACGCCCTGTCCGTTACCCCTGAGGACATGCCGCTTGACGAGGCTTTCGCCCGTGCCGCCGAATTGCTGAGCTGCGCGGCGGAGCGATTGGCCGCACGGTTGCATCCCCCGTCACGGACCTGA
- a CDS encoding GGDEF domain-containing protein translates to MLKQWGLPESVYLPVFHHHDRPPGAFPDAALIGILRVGDMLSALYHGAAGSRTLELVFDILESSYGLEREAIKQMIDLLAARTMEILNFFDIDPGEMKPLSQLLQEANAELGKRAMSYECLVGQLRQSREESTRFIAKLLEANNELRNLAYRDELTGLYNHRYFLQQIDKELERSSRYGSPLSLMFFDIDFFKDINDSHGHLAGDAVLRSIASQVTTCMRGCDVVARYGGDEFAVIMPETDRGGLESLCERLRGHIERTQISVNGKTLGITVSIGGACFDGQGQKVTRFAMLNVADQAIYQSKKSGRNTITVRTIV, encoded by the coding sequence ATGCTCAAGCAGTGGGGATTGCCCGAGAGCGTGTATCTTCCGGTTTTCCACCATCATGACCGGCCGCCGGGGGCTTTTCCCGATGCGGCGCTGATTGGCATTCTCCGCGTCGGGGACATGCTGTCGGCACTGTATCATGGTGCCGCCGGCAGTCGCACCCTGGAGCTTGTGTTTGACATCCTGGAGAGCAGCTACGGGCTGGAAAGGGAGGCCATAAAGCAGATGATCGATCTTCTGGCCGCAAGGACCATGGAGATTCTGAATTTTTTCGACATCGATCCGGGCGAGATGAAACCGCTTTCGCAGCTTTTGCAGGAGGCCAACGCCGAACTCGGCAAACGGGCGATGTCTTATGAATGTCTGGTAGGCCAGTTGCGGCAATCCCGGGAAGAATCCACGCGGTTTATCGCCAAATTGCTCGAAGCCAACAACGAACTGCGCAACCTCGCATACCGGGACGAATTGACCGGACTCTATAATCATCGCTATTTTCTGCAGCAGATCGACAAGGAACTGGAGCGTTCCAGCCGTTACGGCAGCCCTCTGTCGCTGATGTTTTTTGATATCGACTTTTTCAAGGACATCAACGACTCTCACGGTCATCTGGCGGGGGATGCGGTGCTGCGCAGCATTGCAAGCCAGGTGACGACCTGCATGCGCGGTTGCGATGTGGTGGCACGTTACGGCGGCGATGAATTCGCTGTCATTATGCCGGAAACGGATCGCGGCGGACTGGAGTCCCTGTGCGAGCGTCTGCGTGGGCATATTGAAAGGACACAGATTTCCGTCAACGGCAAAACCCTCGGCATCACTGTCAGTATCGGCGGTGCCTGCTTCGATGGCCAGGGTCAGAAAGTCACCCGTTTCGCCATGCTGAATGTCGCCGATCAGGCTATTTATCAGTCGAAAAAGTCCGGCCGCAATACCATAACGGTCAGAACGATTGTATGA
- a CDS encoding HDOD domain-containing protein — MEFTAHENLSANDTLKSMEQIVQLRLELPTPPNVVFRLLEVVRDDEHSFREIGAIISKDPSLTARMMKAANSSVFGFPGKIRSIDSALTVLGINLIRNIALSFVIVEGITCPPARWFDITYFWKRAITSAVAAEMIASLTGLHSDDTFLCSLLQDIGVLVMYQQMEDDYKQVLLMKAFAGSQSFPVERELIGFDHGQLGD; from the coding sequence ATGGAATTTACGGCTCATGAAAACCTGTCGGCCAACGATACTCTGAAAAGCATGGAGCAGATCGTTCAGCTGCGACTTGAACTGCCCACCCCACCCAATGTCGTTTTCCGGTTGCTGGAAGTTGTCAGGGACGACGAACACTCTTTCCGGGAAATCGGCGCTATCATCAGCAAGGATCCTTCCCTGACGGCCCGCATGATGAAGGCGGCCAATTCCTCGGTGTTCGGATTTCCCGGCAAGATCAGAAGCATCGACAGTGCCCTGACGGTGCTCGGCATCAACCTGATTCGGAATATCGCCCTGTCGTTCGTCATCGTGGAGGGGATAACCTGCCCCCCGGCCCGCTGGTTTGACATCACGTATTTCTGGAAACGCGCCATCACTTCGGCCGTTGCCGCCGAGATGATTGCCTCCCTGACCGGTTTACACAGCGATGATACTTTTCTGTGCTCACTGCTGCAGGACATCGGGGTGCTGGTCATGTACCAGCAAATGGAGGATGACTACAAGCAGGTCCTGCTGATGAAAGCTTTTGCCGGAAGCCAGAGTTTTCCCGTGGAGAGGGAGCTTATCGGTTTCGATCATGGTCAGCTGGGGGATTGA
- a CDS encoding septal ring lytic transglycosylase RlpA family protein, with product MHKKLSITSADAVRIGIAVLLTAWLAGCGGGYRTRVMDTPETAGLKGHQKPYTVNGRLYRPMTSSEGFSQEGIASWYGSDFHGKKTSNGELYDMHAMTAAHKTLPMGTSVRVVNRQNGRESVVRINDRGPFVGERIIDLSYAAASQLGVVGPGTAPVRIEALGIARSDDLGNITYQPSPSYDVGSFAVQIGSFTVNDNARRLAEKYRQQLGQATIKQEWVAGRLFYRVWVGRYDSLSAAHAAKENFGRSGYGNCFVVALD from the coding sequence ATGCATAAAAAACTTTCCATAACATCAGCAGACGCTGTGCGTATCGGGATTGCTGTGTTGCTGACCGCCTGGCTTGCTGGATGCGGCGGCGGTTATCGCACGCGGGTCATGGACACCCCGGAAACGGCAGGCCTCAAGGGTCATCAGAAGCCCTATACGGTCAACGGACGACTGTACCGGCCGATGACGAGCAGCGAAGGATTTTCCCAGGAAGGCATCGCCAGCTGGTACGGGTCCGATTTTCACGGCAAAAAGACCAGCAATGGCGAGCTTTACGATATGCATGCCATGACCGCGGCGCACAAGACCCTGCCGATGGGGACCAGTGTGCGGGTGGTCAACCGGCAGAACGGGCGCGAGTCGGTTGTGCGCATCAACGACCGGGGTCCTTTTGTCGGCGAGCGTATTATCGATCTGTCCTACGCGGCCGCCAGCCAGCTTGGGGTGGTCGGGCCGGGAACGGCGCCGGTGCGGATCGAGGCACTGGGCATTGCCCGGTCCGATGATCTGGGGAACATTACCTATCAGCCGTCTCCGAGTTACGATGTCGGCAGTTTCGCCGTGCAGATCGGCTCGTTTACAGTTAACGACAATGCCCGGCGCCTGGCGGAAAAATACCGTCAGCAATTGGGGCAGGCCACCATCAAGCAGGAATGGGTTGCCGGTCGGTTGTTCTACCGGGTCTGGGTGGGTCGTTACGATTCCCTGTCCGCCGCTCATGCGGCCAAGGAAAATTTCGGGCGTTCCGGCTACGGCAACTGTTTTGTCGTAGCCCTGGACTGA
- a CDS encoding acetyl-CoA carboxylase carboxyltransferase subunit alpha: MQFYLDFEKPLVELEHKLNELRGYSTDEVDFSGEIQKLEKKAKKLRQEIFSNLTRWQLTQLARHVNRPFTLDFVKHIFTDWFEVHGDRNFREDPALVCGFARFDGEPCAVIGHQKGRDTKEKVYRNFGMPNPEGYRKALRVMQMAEQFGLPIFTFVDTPGAFPGIGAEERGQAEAIARNLREMAALKVPVIVTVTGEGGSGGALAVAVGNRVLMMENAVYSVISPEGCAAILWKDGSKGAEAAEALKLTAHDIEKLGCVIDEVIPEPLGGAHADHAAAAAMVHACLRKHFDALKGLSSEELREQRYRKLRAMTIVEE; this comes from the coding sequence ATGCAATTTTACCTGGATTTTGAAAAACCCCTGGTCGAACTGGAACATAAGCTTAACGAGTTGCGCGGCTATTCCACCGATGAGGTCGATTTTTCAGGCGAAATCCAAAAACTGGAGAAGAAGGCCAAAAAATTGCGGCAGGAAATCTTTTCCAATCTTACCCGCTGGCAGTTGACGCAACTGGCACGCCACGTCAACCGTCCTTTTACCCTCGATTTTGTCAAGCACATCTTCACGGACTGGTTCGAGGTCCATGGCGATCGTAATTTCCGCGAGGACCCGGCGCTGGTATGCGGTTTTGCCCGGTTCGACGGCGAGCCCTGTGCGGTTATTGGACATCAGAAGGGTCGGGACACCAAGGAAAAAGTCTACCGCAATTTCGGCATGCCCAATCCCGAGGGGTATCGCAAGGCTCTGAGGGTCATGCAGATGGCCGAGCAGTTCGGCCTGCCGATCTTCACCTTTGTCGACACGCCGGGGGCTTTTCCCGGAATCGGGGCCGAGGAGCGGGGCCAGGCCGAAGCCATCGCCCGCAATCTTCGGGAAATGGCGGCTCTCAAGGTGCCCGTTATCGTTACTGTTACCGGAGAAGGCGGTTCAGGAGGGGCGTTGGCTGTCGCTGTCGGCAATCGGGTGCTGATGATGGAAAATGCCGTCTATTCGGTCATCTCTCCCGAAGGCTGCGCGGCCATTCTGTGGAAGGATGGGAGCAAGGGGGCCGAAGCCGCCGAAGCGCTCAAGCTTACGGCGCACGATATCGAAAAACTGGGTTGTGTCATCGACGAGGTGATTCCCGAACCTCTGGGAGGCGCCCATGCGGATCACGCGGCTGCCGCTGCGATGGTGCATGCATGTCTGCGCAAACATTTCGATGCCCTGAAAGGCCTCTCGTCCGAAGAATTGCGGGAACAGCGTTACCGAAAGCTGCGCGCCATGACCATCGTTGAGGAATAG